A section of the Deltaproteobacteria bacterium genome encodes:
- a CDS encoding AsmA family protein, with the protein MKKLLVALGILVVLLVLAGVAILVLVDVGGQKPRIESAVSEALGMEFRILGKARLRFFPSASIVLSDVRLRNRGTDLATAQTLRMGVKLRPLLDRQLVITELALEKPVIRIEKGIDGKFNYETPPRPATKEGEAPSAPLAVSTGSVSAGKIVYVDRKTKGETSFDAIDLSVRDLLIPTTPGVKLSKRISFSGDLSVKEMKTKGVAVSDVRAKVTAGAGVCEIRPFTMKLFGGTGEGRIRVDLSGEEPALKVKYTLAKFRVESALAEKKYLSGPMTVTPDLSFRGKSVDEMMRTISGTVSLRGDGLTFHGMEIDEILSKAEKAQKFNLADVGAFMLAGPLGSAVLKGYRYEGLFQSVTREGETRITRLVSDWTVRDGVADARDVAFSTGKNRIALKGKLDLVNKRFVDVTVAMLDEKGCAKVRQKISGPFDDPRMDKPSMLRSFVEPILKFVERARKLIGRSSCEPFYTGTVQHP; encoded by the coding sequence ATGAAGAAACTTCTCGTCGCCCTCGGTATCCTGGTCGTCCTCCTCGTCCTCGCGGGGGTCGCGATCCTCGTTCTCGTCGACGTGGGCGGCCAAAAACCCCGGATCGAATCCGCCGTCTCCGAAGCACTCGGGATGGAGTTCCGGATCCTCGGGAAGGCGCGGCTGCGCTTCTTTCCTTCGGCGAGCATCGTCCTCTCCGACGTGCGGCTGCGCAACCGCGGCACCGACCTTGCCACCGCGCAGACGCTGCGGATGGGGGTGAAGTTGCGTCCGCTTCTCGACCGCCAGCTCGTGATCACGGAACTGGCCCTTGAAAAACCGGTGATCCGGATCGAGAAAGGGATCGACGGGAAGTTCAACTACGAAACCCCGCCGCGCCCGGCAACGAAGGAAGGCGAAGCCCCTTCCGCCCCCCTGGCCGTTTCCACCGGTTCCGTGTCGGCGGGGAAGATCGTGTACGTCGACCGGAAGACGAAGGGCGAAACGAGCTTCGACGCGATCGACCTGTCCGTGCGCGACCTCTTGATCCCCACAACACCGGGGGTGAAGCTTTCGAAGAGGATCTCCTTCTCCGGCGACCTGTCCGTGAAGGAGATGAAAACGAAGGGCGTCGCCGTGTCGGACGTGCGCGCGAAGGTGACGGCCGGCGCGGGCGTCTGCGAGATCCGCCCCTTTACGATGAAGCTCTTCGGCGGCACGGGCGAAGGGAGGATCCGCGTCGACCTCTCCGGGGAAGAGCCGGCCCTGAAGGTGAAGTACACGCTGGCGAAATTCCGCGTCGAGTCGGCACTCGCGGAGAAAAAATATCTGAGCGGACCGATGACGGTGACACCGGACCTCTCCTTCCGGGGGAAGAGCGTGGACGAGATGATGCGGACGATCTCCGGCACCGTCTCCCTGCGAGGGGACGGGCTGACGTTTCACGGGATGGAGATCGACGAGATCCTGTCGAAGGCGGAAAAGGCGCAGAAATTCAACCTGGCGGATGTCGGCGCGTTCATGCTCGCGGGCCCGCTGGGCTCCGCGGTCTTGAAGGGGTATCGCTACGAGGGCCTCTTCCAGTCCGTCACGCGGGAGGGGGAAACCCGGATCACCCGGCTCGTCTCCGACTGGACGGTGCGCGACGGCGTGGCCGATGCCAGGGATGTCGCCTTCTCTACGGGGAAGAACCGGATCGCGCTGAAGGGGAAGCTCGACCTCGTGAACAAGCGGTTCGTGGACGTCACCGTCGCGATGCTCGACGAGAAGGGGTGCGCGAAGGTTCGCCAGAAAATCTCGGGGCCCTTCGACGACCCGCGGATGGACAAGCCCAGCATGCTGCGGTCCTTCGTGGAGCCGATCCTGAAGTTTGTCGAGCGGGCAAGGAAACTGATCGGGCGATCGTCGTGCGAGCCGTTCTACACCGGGACCGTGCAGCACCCTTAG
- a CDS encoding Rho termination factor N-terminal domain-containing protein: MPNMKEIRAMARQMGIRSTRMEKGELIRAIQRAEGNFDCFGTATEEECDQEECLWREDCFRESVAEEIR; the protein is encoded by the coding sequence ATGCCGAACATGAAGGAGATTCGGGCGATGGCGCGGCAGATGGGAATCCGTTCGACCCGTATGGAAAAGGGCGAGCTCATTCGGGCCATCCAGCGGGCGGAGGGGAACTTCGACTGCTTCGGTACGGCGACCGAGGAGGAGTGCGACCAGGAGGAGTGCCTCTGGCGGGAAGACTGCTTCAGGGAGTCCGTCGCGGAGGAAATCCGCTGA